ATGGACAGATGGAGTATTTCTATTCTGTAAGCTCCAGAAAAATAAGAAATCATAAAATTAATTCTATAAGCTCCAGAAAAATAATAATTCAAGGCAATTCTATAAGGAAACAAAATTTCCGTCCAAACATATTTGCAAAGTTCACTGATTTGAAATTGCAGGTTCCAAGAGTTTATTTGGTCGATCCAAATGATCATGGACTCGCAGCTAGAGCAGTTACCACGTTAGCTACAACATGGTGGTTATGGCGAGCGCGATGGAGCAGCCCTTGGAGAACTCAGCGTCCTCGGCGGCCAGCGGCGACACGACGCCCAGCTCGCGGAACCTTTCCTCGCAGGTGTCCGTGCCCAATATCACGGCCGTGAGGTTCGTCTTCGCGTCCTGCAAATTACCCGACTTGACGCCCTCCGCGGCGGCTTCGAGCCATTTCAGCGCCGCCGTGTAGTGCATCCGGCAGTCGGAGAGGCGCCCGCTGACCTTCTTGTCCGTCACCGAGGCCTTGAGGGCATCGATGCGCTTGCGGGTGTTCGCGGCCTCTCCTCGGGTGATCTTAGTGGCGATGACGACGAGGCCGTGCCTGTCCGCGGTGGCGCTGGCGCTGTCGCCCTGGAAGAACTTGATGCAGTAGTC
The window above is part of the Triticum aestivum cultivar Chinese Spring chromosome 2A, IWGSC CS RefSeq v2.1, whole genome shotgun sequence genome. Proteins encoded here:
- the LOC123186055 gene encoding putative invertase inhibitor, which encodes MMRHWQAPSCLLVLLFVLVSSEASTLEDTCKSVGASKKDIGYDYCIKFFQGDSASATADRHGLVVIATKITRGEAANTRKRIDALKASVTDKKVSGRLSDCRMHYTAALKWLEAAAEGVKSGNLQDAKTNLTAVILGTDTCEERFRELGVVSPLAAEDAEFSKGCSIALAITTML